Genomic DNA from Ilyobacter polytropus DSM 2926:
GATGAAGTTAGACTGGCATATGTATTAAACGAGGAAGATCTTAAAAAAGCACTTAAAATTTTAAAAGCAGGACTTGAAAAATACAAATCTATTAAAAACTCTCAAAAATAATTGTAAGCAAAAATTTTACAAACCAATATAAAAACACATCAATATTATATAAATCTTTAAACTTAGACAATCTGACAAATCACAAAAGGGCTTCTTTTCAGAAGCCCTTTTGTATATAAATCAATTTTAAATTAATATGTTACTTTATAATTTTTACTATTTTTTTCTTTCCTGCTCTTACTACCATTCCATCCTCTATCTTTATTACTGCCTTTAAATCTTTTACCGCTTCATCATTGATTTTGAATCCACCTTGACTTATCAATCTTCTGGCTTCAGATGTAGATTTAAGAAACATTAGCTCTTTTACCAAAAGATCTATTGCATTTATCTCATCAGCCTCTATTTTTACCTCAGGAAGGTCTACAGCCATATTTTTGTTAGAAAACACATTTTCAAACCACTCTCTGGCCTGTTTTCCAGCTTCTTCAGAATGATATATTTTTACAATCTCTTCTCCAAGTCTTTTTTTGCAATCCATAGGGTGAATTGTCCCGTTGGCAACTCCCTCTTTTAGGGATTTAATTTCTTCTAAAGCAACATCTGTTGCAACTTCATAATAATTCCACATTAAATCATCAGATATTGACATTACCTTACCAAACATATCATTAGGAGCTTCTGTCACCCCTATATAATTCCCAAGAGACTTTGACATTTTTTCAACTCCGTCAAGCCCCACGAGAATAGGCATCATCATGCACACTTGCTGTTGCTGTCCTGCATTTTTCTGAAGATCCCTTCCTCTTAAAATATTAAATTTCTGTTCTGTGGCTCCAAGCTCCACATCTGCCTCTATAGCCACAGAATCATACCCCTGAAGAATTGGATACATGAACTCTACAAGAGATACAGGTTTTCCCTCACTTAGTCTTTTGGAAAAATCTTCTCTTTGAACCATCTGAGCAACTGTAAACTGAGAAAGAAGCTTGAGTACATCTTCAAGAGAAAGTTTCTCTAGCCAGTCTCCGTTATATACAACCTCTGTTTTTTCAAGATCAAGAATAAGTTTTACCTGCTCAAGATAAGTCTCTATATTTCTCTGTATATCTTCAGAACTAAGCATTTTTCTAGTTTCAGATTTCCCTGTAGGATCCCCTATCCTTGCAGTGAATGTCCCTATCAAGAATTTCACTCTGTGTCCTAGGTCCTGAAACTGTCTGAGCTTTCTAAGGGGAACTGCGTGACCTATATGAAGGTCCGATCCAGTAGGATCTATTCCTAGCTTTATCACTAAAGGTTTTCCTGTTTCTAAGGATTTTTTTATTTTATCTTCTAGTTCCTTTTCAGATATTATCTCCTCTACACCTCTTTTTAGGATTTCCATCTGTTTTTTTACTTCTTGTTCAATATTCATAAATATACACTCCCTTCACAATTTTTATAATTAAAAAGCCTCATAGGATGCACCTATGAGGCTTATATATACTAAACTTTCCTCAACCATAGATACAGACCCTTTTTTATCATTACAAACAAGGTCTATACTTTAAAGTACAGCCCTTTTTAATGGTAATAATAATAGTATCCGTTATAGTTGATTTTTCTATTCATTTTTTCCTCCAAAAATCAAATCCTAAGAAAGTATATCATATTATATTAAAACTCTCAAGACTTGAGTTTTTTTACATAAAGAAGGTGTTCTATACCGTGGTAATCCTCTTCTTTTTCAAATATAAAGCCTGATTTTTCAAAGGTTTTTATAGAAGCTTCATTCTCTTCCAAAATATAAGCCAAAACTATTTCTATATTTTCCGAATATAAGGTCAACTCTTTTATACCTTTTAATATAGCGGCTTT
This window encodes:
- the tyrS gene encoding tyrosine--tRNA ligase — protein: MNIEQEVKKQMEILKRGVEEIISEKELEDKIKKSLETGKPLVIKLGIDPTGSDLHIGHAVPLRKLRQFQDLGHRVKFLIGTFTARIGDPTGKSETRKMLSSEDIQRNIETYLEQVKLILDLEKTEVVYNGDWLEKLSLEDVLKLLSQFTVAQMVQREDFSKRLSEGKPVSLVEFMYPILQGYDSVAIEADVELGATEQKFNILRGRDLQKNAGQQQQVCMMMPILVGLDGVEKMSKSLGNYIGVTEAPNDMFGKVMSISDDLMWNYYEVATDVALEEIKSLKEGVANGTIHPMDCKKRLGEEIVKIYHSEEAGKQAREWFENVFSNKNMAVDLPEVKIEADEINAIDLLVKELMFLKSTSEARRLISQGGFKINDEAVKDLKAVIKIEDGMVVRAGKKKIVKIIK